The Microbacterium horticulturae region GAGTTCGACACACCCCCTGCCTCCACGCCGACGGCAACCCCGGACCCGACGGTGTCGGCGACGCCCGACCCGGCCGCTGAACCCGTCATCCTGCCCGAGGCGAAGAACGGCAAGGTGTTCGGCGTCATGTACATTCCTCGCTTCGGCAAGGATTACCAGGTGCCCATGGCGGGTGGTGTGACCAGACCGGTCACGCTCGACCCGATCGGCATCGGGCACTATCCCGGCACGCCGATGCCCGGGGCCAAGGGCAATGTGTCGCTGGCGGCCCACCGCACGACCTACGGCAAGCCGTTCAACAAGATCGCCAAACTGCGGCTGAACGACCCGATCATCATCGAGACGAAGGCCGGCTGGTACGTCTACCGGTTCCGCAATCTCGAGTACGTGAAGCCCAGCGCCGTCGACGTGCTGCTGCCGGTGCCTCAGGAGAAGGATGTCAAGGCCGACGGCCGCTACCTCACGATGACCAGCTGCAGCCCCATGTACTGGAAGAGTGAGCGCATCGTCGCGTACAGCGTGTTCGAGTCGTTCACGCCCCGCGCCGACGGCCCGCCCGATGTGCTCGAGGGGGTGAAGTGATGTACGCGGCTCTCTGGCAGATCTTGCCCGGCCCGTGGTGGGTGCGGGTGCTCATCCTGCTCGTCGTGGTGGCGGCCGTGCTGTACGGACTGTTCTTCTACGTGTTCCCCTGGGTGAGCGCGATCATCGACCCCGACAGCGGCACGGTGCAGTGACCGGCCTGCTCGTGGTCGACAACCACGACAGCTTCGTGCACATCCTGATCGACCACCTCATGGTGCTCGGCGCCGACATCGACCTCGTTGAGGCAGATGCGCTCGACCCGAACCTCGCGCTGGACGGCTATGACGGCGTGCTCATCTCTCCTGGGCCGGGCACGCCCGGCGACGCCGGGGCATCCATCCCCCTCGTGCACGAGGCGGAGCGGAGAGGGATGCCGCTGCTCGGCGTGTGCCTGGGACACCAGGTCATCGCCGAGGCCTTCGGCGGGGTCGTGGGCGGGGCACCCGAACTCATGCACGGGATGGTGTCTGAGATCGAGCATGACGGCACAGGACTCTATGACGGGATGCCGCAGCCCTTCGCCGCCGGTCGGTACCACTCACTGGCGGTCACCCAGGTGCCCGCGGTGGTGCGGGTGACGGCGCGCACGGTCGACGGCACCGTCATGGGTCTGCGCCATCGGACGGCGCCGATCGAGGGCGTGCAGTTCCATCCGGAGAGCGTGCTGACCGACCACGGCCGCACGCTGCTGCGCAACTGGGTCGAGCAGGTCGACTGAGCTACTGCCCGTCGTCGCCGGTGTCGTCCGTCTCCGCGGCGCCCGAGCACGAGACCAGGGTCACCTCGGAGTGGATCGGCACCTCGCCGATCGGGTTCTGCGTCTTGACAGTCCGCGGATCGCTGGCCGCACAACTCGGATCGTCCTGCACGGTGACGGTGAGCTTGAGCTCTGTGAGCGCGTTCTGCGCGTCCTCGAGCGTGTAGCCCTCCTGGTCGAAATTGATGACCGTCACGGTTCCGGTAGCCACGACGAGGTCGATCGCGGTGTCTTTCGATACCTTGCTCTTCTCATCCGCAGACGCGCTGAGGACGACGTCCTTCTCGGTGGCGGGGTCGTCTTCGCTGCGCACCTGACCGAGGGTGAGACCCGCGTCGTCAAGGGCCTGCTCGGCATCGGGCAGCGAGAGCCCCTCCAGCTTCGGAACGGTCGTCAACTCGGGTCCGGTCGACACGTACACCGTGACCTGCGAGTCCTTCTGCACCGAGATGCCCTCATCGGGGTCGGTGCTGATCACCGTTCCGTCATCGACGGTCTCGCTGGGCTTGTCGACGCGCTTCGCGACCAGGTCTTCTTTGTTGAGCGCCTGCTCGGCGTTCTCGTAGGTCATTCCGGCCACCGTGGGCACGATGCGCGACCCGCTGGGCACGATGTTCAGCGGGCGGAGCGTGAACACCCAGACGAGGACGGAGATCAGCAGCACCGCGAGGATGGCGACGCCGCCCCAGATCCACGCGGCCGGCGGACCCGCCTGCGTGCGCTTCATCGTCGGATCGGTGCTCAGCTGACGCAGGGCACGGGCCGTCTCGGCGGCCTGACGGGGATCGGGACCATACAGCGTGTTCGACAGCGTGTCGACCTCGCGGCGTGAGGGCTCTTTGCCGTCGACGGTGGCATCGAGCGTCTCACGGAACGCCGCCGCATCGGGAAAGCGCTGGAAGGGGTCCTTCGCCAGGGCCTGCAGCACGACCGCGTCCAGTGCGCGCGGCACCGTGTCGACGATCTCGGAGGGCGGGACGGGTGCTTCGCTGACGTGCTGGTAGGCGACGGCCACGGGCGTGTCGCCGCGGAACGGCTGGCGTCCGGTCAGCAGCTCGTAGAGCACCACACCCGTCGAGTACAGGTCGGTGCGGGCATCCACCACATCGCCCTTGGCCTGCTCGGGTGAGAAGTAGGCCGCGGTGCCCAGGATCGTGGTGGTCTCGGCGACTGTCGAGGACGAGTCGGAGACCGCGCGGGCGATGCCGAAGTCCATGACCTTGACCTGGCCCGCGTCCGTGATCATCACGTTGCCGGGCTTGATGTCGCGGTGCACGACGCCGGCCCGGTGCGAGTACTCGAGCGCCTCGAGGATACCGTCGACATAGCGGACCGCATCGGGAATCGGCACGGGTCCCTCGGCGATGACGTCCTTCAGCAGCCGGCCGTGCACGAGCTCCATGATGATGTACGGAACCGCCCGTGCGGTGCCGCGGTCATCCACCTCGGTGTCTTCGCCCGCGTCGTACACCCGCACGATCGCCGGAGACGACATGCGTGATGCGGCCTGAGCCTCGAGGCGGAAGCGGGTCCGGAACGCGCTGTCGCGGCTCAGCTCGGCGTCGAGGATCTTTATCGCGACCGGACGGCCGAGGGTGAGGTCGTAACCCCGGAACACCGATGCCATGCCGCCGTGCCCGATGGGCTCGTCGACGCGGTAGCGTCCGGAAAGCACGCGCGACTCGGCTGCCACATCACTCTCCATGGATTGCACTCACGCCAGCCTAACGGACGGGTCCGTGGGGACCCGTCAGCCGGCGGCGTCTCCGGAACCGTCGTCGCCGCTGTCTCCCAAGCCCTGACCTTCACCGTCGGCGGGCGGCGTGGTCGTCTGTTCGGGGGCGGGAGCCGCAGCGATGGTGACGGTCTTCGTCGACTTGGGCGAGGTGAGCTCACCGCTCGTGCCCGAGCAGGTCGCCGTGTACACGATCTTGAGGTCGTCTCCACCCGCGCCGGTGATCGTCAGCGAGATGTCACCGGGGCTCGTGCCCGTCGACAGTGTGGACGTGCTGCCCGAGTTCGAGCCGTTGACGAACTGACCGTTGGTCGCCGTGAACGAGTAGCCGGTGAGGTTGCCGGTGCCCGAGGGGCAGGTGAAGTCGGGGATGGTGACCGTCGCGGTGCCGCCCTCGACGACCTGGCCGTTGTCTCCGCTGCCGGTGATGGAGGCGGCTCCCGGCGGCGTGGTGATGGTGGTGGGCGCGGTGTAGCAGGTGAGGGTGATGGTGGCCGGCGGCGTCGCGTTGCCACGCGGGTCGACCGACTGCACGGTGCCCTGCTCGTCCTTCGACGAGGCCGCGGATCCATCGACGATGTTCGCCTGGAGATCGTTGTCGTCGAGGAGGGCGGCGGCGGCATCGCACTTCATGCCGACGAGGCTCAGCGCATCGATGTTGACCGGTGTCACGGTGTCGGTCGGCGTCGGGCTCGCCGGGCTCGATACCGGAGCCGACGGGCTCTTGCTTGCCGCGTCGTCGCCGCCGCGGTTGCCGAAGATGGCGAAGAGCGTGCCGGCCAGCACGATGATCAACAGGGCGATGAGCGCGATCAACGGCCAGGTCCACGGGCTGCGCTTCTTCTTCTGCTTCTCATCGGCGCCGGCCGGCTGACCGGGCAGCAGCGCGGCTTCGGGCAGCAGCCGTGTGGTGGCCGAGGTGTCGCCGCCGGTCGTGAGCAGCTGGGTCGCGGCATCCACCCCTGTCCCGATGGCGGGGACGGCCGCGATGGCCGCCGCGATGTCACCGCGCCGCAGGGCGGTCGCGGCACGTGCCACGATGGCGGTCGAAGCCGGGCGGTCCTCCGGCTTCTTCGCGATCATCGACATCACGAAGTTCTGCACCGGCTGGGCGACCGTGGCCGGCAGCGGCGGCGGCGCGTCGTTGATCTGTGCCATGGCGATGGCGACCTGCGACTCGCCCGTGAAGGGACGCTTGCCAGCCAGGCACTCGTACGCGACGATGCCCAGCGAGTAGATGTCGGTGGCGGGCGATGCCGGGTGTCCGGACGCCTGCTCGGGCGAGAGATACTGCACCGTGCCCATGACCTGACCGGTCGCGGTCAGCGGCACCTGGTCGGCGATGCGCGCGATACCGAAGTCGGTGATCTTCACTCGGCCGTCGGGCGTGATCAGCAGGTTTCCGGGTTTGATGTCGCGGTGCACGAGTCCGGCGGCGTGAGCGGCCTGCAGGGCGGCCGCGGTCTGCGCGACGATGTCGAGCGTCTTGTCGGTCGACAACGAGGTCTCGCGCTCGAGAATGGTCGAGAGCGCCTCGCCGGGCACGAGCTCCATGACGAGGAAGGCCGAGCCGTTCTCCTCGCCGTAGTCGAAGACGCTCGCTATGCCCTCGTGGTTGACGAGGGCGGCGTGGCGGGCCTCCGCGCGGAAGCGCTCGAGGAAGCCGGGATCGCCCATGTACTCGTCTTTGAGGATCTTGATGGCGACGGTGCGGCCGATGACGTGGTCGGTGGCCTCCCACACCTCGCCCATGCCGCCGATCGCGATCCGCGAGTCGAGCTCGTAGCGGCCGCCGAAGGTCACACCCTGCGTCGGTCTCATTTACCCAGCACCGCCTCCATGACCTTTTTCGCGATGGGCGCCGCGATCGTATTCCCGCTGCCCGACTGCCCTTGACCTCCGCCATTCTCCACGACGACGGCCACCGCAACCTGAGGGTCGTCTGCGGGCGCGAAACCGGTGAACCACAGCGTGAACGGCTCGTCATCGCCGTTCTGCGCGGTACCGGTCTTGCCTCCGACCTCGACCCCGTCAATTCTTGCATTGGTCGCGATGCCCTCGCTGACATTGGCGACCATCATGTCGGCCATCTCTTTGTCGAGATCCTCATCGAGCGCGCGGCCGAACTGCGTGTCGTCGAACGTCTTCTGCACCTTCAGATCCGGCCCGACGACCTCGTCGACCATCCGCGGGTTCATGACGATGCCGCCGTTGGCGATGCCGGCCGTCACCATGGCCATCTGCAGCGGTGTCGCGCGCACGTCGCCCTGGCCGAAGCCGCTGAGGGCGGTTCGGTCGGGCGTGAGGTCTTTCGGGTACACGGACGGGGTCGAGGTCAGCGGCATGGTGAACGACGAGTTGAAGCCGTACTTCTCGGCCTCGGCGCGGATCGCGTCGTCTCCCACCTTGACGGCCAGTTCGGCCATCGGGATGTTGCAGCTCAGTCGCAGCGCCGTCGCGATCGTGACCTCCTTGCCCGAGCCGCAGGTGCCGCCGGTGTCGTTGCGGATCTGCGTCGATGTGCCCGGGAGCGTGTAGCGCGCGAGGTTGGGGAGCTTCGAGTCGGGCGTGAAGTCACCCGAAGCGAGGGCGGCCGAGGCCGTGACGAGCTTGAACGTCGATCCCGGTGGGTTGAGGTTTCCGCCGATGGCGCGGTTGTAGAGCGGGTTCGACGCGTCCTTGACGAGCGAGTCGTAGAACGTGTTGACGGCATCGGAGTCGTGTGAGGCCAGCTTGTTCGTGTCGAAGCTCGGGCTCGTGACCATTGCGAGGATGCGCCCCGTCTTCGGTTCGATCGCGATGACCGCCCCCTGCAGGTCGCCCAGCGCGTCATAGGCCGCCTTCTGCACGTCGGCATCGAGCGAGAGCACGACGTTTGACCCGCGCGGCGGCTGGCCGCTGACGATCCGTTCGATCCGTGCGAGGAACTGCGAGCTGCCGGTGCCCGAGAGCTCCTGGTTCATCGCCTGCTCGATGCCGGTCGATGACTGCAGCACCGGGTTGATGTAGCCGGTCACCGGTGCCCACATGTCGGGATCGGTGTACTTGCGCTGCCAGCTGTAGATGTCGTTCGACTTCACCGATCGTGCGATGGCCGAGCCGCTGGCGATGATCGATCCGCGCTGCACCTCGAACGAGTCGTAGAGCGTGCGCTTGTTCGCGGCGTTCTGGGCGAGGTTGTCGGCCTGCACGACCTGGATCACGCTCGTCGACCCGAACAGGGCGAGGAACATGATCAGGACGATGATCGAGAGGCGCCTGAGTTCTTTGGTCATGTCAGCCGATCACCACCCGGGGCCGTGATCTGACGGCATCCGAGATCCGCAGCAGGATCGCCACGATGATCCAGTTCGCCACAAGCGACGATCCGCCCGCCGCCAGGAACGGGGTCGCAAGTCCGGTCAGAGGGATCAGCCGCGTGACGCCGCCGACCATGATCACGACCTGCAGCGCGACCGTGAACGAGACGCCGACGGCGAGCAGCTTACCGAAGTCGTCCTGGCCGTTCAGGCCGATGCGCAGCCCGCGGCTGGTGAACACCATGTACAGGCACAGGATCGCGAACAGGCCGATGAGGCCCAGCTCTTCGCCCAGACTCGGGAAGATGTAGTCGCTCTCGGCGACGGGCGTCAGCCAGGGCCGGCCCTGGCCGAGACCAGTGCCGATGAGCCCGCCCTTGGACATCCCGAAGATGCCCGTGACGAGCTGATAGCTGTTGCCGTCCATCAGCTTGGGGTTGAAGGCGTCGAGCCAGTTCTCGAAGCGCCCGTGCACGTAGGGAAGAACGCGGGATGCCGCGAAGGCACCGGCCGCGGCCAGGATCACACCCATCAGCACCCAGCTGGTCTTGCCGGTGGCCACGTACAGCATCGCCACGAACATGCCGAAGATCAGCAACCCGGTGCCCAGGTCGCGCTGCATGACGATGATGCCGAGCGAGATGAGCCAGATCACCAGCAGCGGGCCGAGCTCGCGGGGGCGCGGCCAGGTGAAGCCGAGGAACTTCTTGCCGGTCGAGGTCAGACTGTCGCGCGTGCGCACCAGGTAGCCGGCGAAGAAGATCGCCAGGCAGATCTTGGCCAGCTCGCCCGGCTGGAAGGAGAAGAACCCGAGCGACACCCAGACGTCGGCATTGGCATCCGTCCCCAATCCGGGGATGATCGGCAGGATCAGCAGCACGATGCCCGCCAGGCCGAAGAGGTACGTGTATCGGAAGAGCACGCGGTAGTTGCGCAGCAGGATCACCACGAGGATCGCCCCGACCAGGGCGATGCCTGCCCAGGCGAGCTGACGGTTCGAGTACGCGGCCCACCCGTGCCGGCCCCAGTGCACGTCGAGACGATAGATCATGGCCAGGCCGAGCCCGGTCAGTACCGTCGCGATGGGCACGACGAACGGGTCGGCGTCGCGGGCGACGATGCGCAGGGTGATGTGCAGTGCGAGCGCGAGGGCCGTGAGCACACCGAGGTAGATGAGGAACTTCGGGTCGACCTCGCCGGCGGCGCCCAGCTGCACGAGCACGACGGCAGCGCCGTTGATGATGAACGCGAAGACCAGCAGCGCGAGCTCGCGGTTGCGTTGCTTCTGCGGCACGCGGATCTTTCGCAGCGCACGCACCACGGCGGTGTCGGTGTGGCCGTCGTCGACGGCTGCCGGCTCGGTGGTGGGCCGGACAGGAGTGATTCCACCGGGGGGCGTGCGCATTATTCGCTCCCTATGTTCTCGCGTAGCTGGTCGACGATGTTCTGCGCGTCTTCCAGCGAGTTCGCGGCGATCGTCGCCTGCACGGTCTCACGCTCGAACTCCGGCAGCAGGATCAACGGGATGCCGGTGTCTTCGTACGGGGTCGACAGCGAGATCGGGCCGACATTCTGCTGGATGCCGCGGAAGATCACCACCGTGTC contains the following coding sequences:
- a CDS encoding anthranilate synthase component II produces the protein MTGLLVVDNHDSFVHILIDHLMVLGADIDLVEADALDPNLALDGYDGVLISPGPGTPGDAGASIPLVHEAERRGMPLLGVCLGHQVIAEAFGGVVGGAPELMHGMVSEIEHDGTGLYDGMPQPFAAGRYHSLAVTQVPAVVRVTARTVDGTVMGLRHRTAPIEGVQFHPESVLTDHGRTLLRNWVEQVD
- the pknB gene encoding Stk1 family PASTA domain-containing Ser/Thr kinase, producing the protein MESDVAAESRVLSGRYRVDEPIGHGGMASVFRGYDLTLGRPVAIKILDAELSRDSAFRTRFRLEAQAASRMSSPAIVRVYDAGEDTEVDDRGTARAVPYIIMELVHGRLLKDVIAEGPVPIPDAVRYVDGILEALEYSHRAGVVHRDIKPGNVMITDAGQVKVMDFGIARAVSDSSSTVAETTTILGTAAYFSPEQAKGDVVDARTDLYSTGVVLYELLTGRQPFRGDTPVAVAYQHVSEAPVPPSEIVDTVPRALDAVVLQALAKDPFQRFPDAAAFRETLDATVDGKEPSRREVDTLSNTLYGPDPRQAAETARALRQLSTDPTMKRTQAGPPAAWIWGGVAILAVLLISVLVWVFTLRPLNIVPSGSRIVPTVAGMTYENAEQALNKEDLVAKRVDKPSETVDDGTVISTDPDEGISVQKDSQVTVYVSTGPELTTVPKLEGLSLPDAEQALDDAGLTLGQVRSEDDPATEKDVVLSASADEKSKVSKDTAIDLVVATGTVTVINFDQEGYTLEDAQNALTELKLTVTVQDDPSCAASDPRTVKTQNPIGEVPIHSEVTLVSCSGAAETDDTGDDGQ
- a CDS encoding serine/threonine-protein kinase; its protein translation is MRPTQGVTFGGRYELDSRIAIGGMGEVWEATDHVIGRTVAIKILKDEYMGDPGFLERFRAEARHAALVNHEGIASVFDYGEENGSAFLVMELVPGEALSTILERETSLSTDKTLDIVAQTAAALQAAHAAGLVHRDIKPGNLLITPDGRVKITDFGIARIADQVPLTATGQVMGTVQYLSPEQASGHPASPATDIYSLGIVAYECLAGKRPFTGESQVAIAMAQINDAPPPLPATVAQPVQNFVMSMIAKKPEDRPASTAIVARAATALRRGDIAAAIAAVPAIGTGVDAATQLLTTGGDTSATTRLLPEAALLPGQPAGADEKQKKKRSPWTWPLIALIALLIIVLAGTLFAIFGNRGGDDAASKSPSAPVSSPASPTPTDTVTPVNIDALSLVGMKCDAAAALLDDNDLQANIVDGSAASSKDEQGTVQSVDPRGNATPPATITLTCYTAPTTITTPPGAASITGSGDNGQVVEGGTATVTIPDFTCPSGTGNLTGYSFTATNGQFVNGSNSGSTSTLSTGTSPGDISLTITGAGGDDLKIVYTATCSGTSGELTSPKSTKTVTIAAAPAPEQTTTPPADGEGQGLGDSGDDGSGDAAG
- a CDS encoding peptidoglycan D,D-transpeptidase FtsI family protein, which codes for MTKELRRLSIIVLIMFLALFGSTSVIQVVQADNLAQNAANKRTLYDSFEVQRGSIIASGSAIARSVKSNDIYSWQRKYTDPDMWAPVTGYINPVLQSSTGIEQAMNQELSGTGSSQFLARIERIVSGQPPRGSNVVLSLDADVQKAAYDALGDLQGAVIAIEPKTGRILAMVTSPSFDTNKLASHDSDAVNTFYDSLVKDASNPLYNRAIGGNLNPPGSTFKLVTASAALASGDFTPDSKLPNLARYTLPGTSTQIRNDTGGTCGSGKEVTIATALRLSCNIPMAELAVKVGDDAIRAEAEKYGFNSSFTMPLTSTPSVYPKDLTPDRTALSGFGQGDVRATPLQMAMVTAGIANGGIVMNPRMVDEVVGPDLKVQKTFDDTQFGRALDEDLDKEMADMMVANVSEGIATNARIDGVEVGGKTGTAQNGDDEPFTLWFTGFAPADDPQVAVAVVVENGGGQGQSGSGNTIAAPIAKKVMEAVLGK
- a CDS encoding FtsW/RodA/SpoVE family cell cycle protein, which gives rise to MRTPPGGITPVRPTTEPAAVDDGHTDTAVVRALRKIRVPQKQRNRELALLVFAFIINGAAVVLVQLGAAGEVDPKFLIYLGVLTALALALHITLRIVARDADPFVVPIATVLTGLGLAMIYRLDVHWGRHGWAAYSNRQLAWAGIALVGAILVVILLRNYRVLFRYTYLFGLAGIVLLILPIIPGLGTDANADVWVSLGFFSFQPGELAKICLAIFFAGYLVRTRDSLTSTGKKFLGFTWPRPRELGPLLVIWLISLGIIVMQRDLGTGLLIFGMFVAMLYVATGKTSWVLMGVILAAAGAFAASRVLPYVHGRFENWLDAFNPKLMDGNSYQLVTGIFGMSKGGLIGTGLGQGRPWLTPVAESDYIFPSLGEELGLIGLFAILCLYMVFTSRGLRIGLNGQDDFGKLLAVGVSFTVALQVVIMVGGVTRLIPLTGLATPFLAAGGSSLVANWIIVAILLRISDAVRSRPRVVIG